In Pseudomonadota bacterium, a single window of DNA contains:
- a CDS encoding NAD(P)/FAD-dependent oxidoreductase — MSKYDVIIAGAGHNGLMAGAYLAKAGLNVCVVEHQDKIGGGAQTRELTLPGFKHDVCSTWHGFIAPNPVIKDDELELQAKYGLKYLKPEVMTGVIFDDDSVFVLHQNLDKTCQSIAKISEHDAVAYRKFHDWSIRMLDMLTMGMFNPPPPFGAQMAMMDQSPEGRELIRAQMISAWDVVDEIFENDKIKIALSRYASEAMINPFVKGTGFTLFIFIPMIHKYGGGIPEGGSGELSEAMGRLIEANGGTIKLSSTVKEFKISDDEVTGVILTTGEEILAGKAVVSGMSIKQMFPGMTGGHPLPEGFAQSVKNLSPSNFAPIHQHLALNEVPKFKSSDKDVNDAFWIEFSSCSKEEYWNAFHALDLGYPRDDLYLSISYSKWDKTRAPAGKHTLYLYGFAPYDLADGGAQMWKEKGQEVADGILSHLRERTTNMGDNNILGRSFMTPLDFEQHNPAFVHADIGHIGCFNWQLSGNRPLPGWNYRMPLKKLYLSSSSSHPGTGIVGGGRAAVQVVMEDLGIDFDKVVKK; from the coding sequence ATGTCAAAGTATGATGTAATCATAGCTGGTGCAGGTCATAATGGATTAATGGCTGGTGCTTATCTTGCAAAAGCGGGACTTAACGTGTGTGTTGTGGAACATCAGGATAAGATCGGAGGTGGAGCTCAGACCAGAGAGTTAACGCTGCCCGGGTTCAAACACGATGTGTGTTCCACCTGGCATGGCTTTATTGCGCCCAACCCTGTAATAAAGGATGATGAACTTGAGCTGCAAGCAAAATACGGACTGAAGTACTTAAAACCTGAGGTTATGACCGGGGTAATTTTTGATGATGATTCAGTTTTTGTACTTCATCAGAACCTGGACAAGACCTGTCAATCCATAGCAAAGATTTCCGAGCATGATGCAGTGGCTTACAGAAAATTTCACGACTGGTCGATAAGGATGCTCGACATGCTGACAATGGGTATGTTCAACCCTCCACCGCCTTTTGGAGCTCAAATGGCGATGATGGATCAGAGCCCCGAGGGTCGTGAGTTGATAAGAGCACAGATGATAAGCGCCTGGGATGTGGTTGATGAGATATTTGAGAACGACAAGATCAAAATAGCTCTTTCGAGATATGCATCGGAAGCTATGATTAACCCATTTGTAAAAGGCACCGGTTTTACATTGTTTATATTCATTCCGATGATTCACAAATATGGTGGAGGTATCCCTGAAGGCGGTTCAGGCGAGTTAAGCGAGGCTATGGGCAGGCTGATAGAAGCCAACGGCGGGACTATCAAACTATCGAGCACGGTAAAGGAATTCAAGATATCAGATGATGAGGTAACAGGTGTTATATTAACAACAGGAGAAGAGATACTGGCCGGCAAGGCGGTAGTATCGGGTATGAGCATTAAGCAGATGTTTCCGGGCATGACCGGCGGACATCCGCTTCCTGAGGGTTTTGCACAAAGTGTAAAGAATCTGTCTCCCTCAAATTTTGCGCCTATACATCAGCATCTTGCATTAAATGAGGTCCCAAAATTTAAAAGTAGCGACAAAGATGTAAACGATGCTTTTTGGATTGAATTTTCATCATGTAGCAAGGAAGAATACTGGAATGCGTTTCATGCACTTGATCTCGGATATCCGAGGGACGATCTTTATCTTAGCATTTCATATAGCAAATGGGACAAGACGAGAGCTCCTGCTGGCAAACATACTCTTTATCTTTATGGTTTTGCTCCTTACGATCTGGCTGACGGAGGAGCACAGATGTGGAAAGAGAAGGGTCAGGAGGTAGCAGACGGTATTCTTAGTCATCTGCGTGAAAGAACGACTAACATGGGTGATAATAATATTCTGGGAAGGTCGTTTATGACGCCGCTGGATTTTGAGCAGCACAATCCAGCATTTGTTCATGCTGATATCGGCCATATAGGATGCTTTAACTGGCAGCTTTCCGGCAACCGTCCTCTTCCCGGATGGAATTACAGGATGCCGTTGAAGAAGTTATACTTGAGTAGTTCGAGTTCCCATCCGGGCACAGGAATAGTAGGTGGCGGCCGTGCAGCGGTTCAGGTTGTAATGGAGGATCT